In a single window of the Cryptococcus tetragattii IND107 chromosome 1, whole genome shotgun sequence genome:
- a CDS encoding vacuolar fusion protein MON1 codes for MVSAEALISHNSPTKQFAPLHHSSQPSALSYNTLLNAPADSPALRARASTASSSRAPSVLDDAHVEYNVTESQVPEITPSMDSYEFDEGSDHTSLPSGAPSIKSKERQRSGDRNEIETVGAGGEMALPSGDARRGLKELVRKTGSVEKDYGGHDHFRLSTKLSRNENLQVLTTQSDKVSYSPRSYYVLTNAGKPVFCSHSSPSEDDVTNLMGVAQALISIFADDSDRLRYIIKGNHRIAFLLKAPLYLFCISDWGEPEHALRLQLEYIHLQILSVVSSTQLLRLFQRRSNADLSTLLEGTEPFLRNLIDCSQYDFSFLTSTLQPLRMAPALRDTSAAALMPPSKFKDLLYVLLIAGGHIVTVLRPRKHSIHPSDLHLLLNTIASSPALRATETWLPICFPKFNPSGFVHAYISYVLEDVGLVFVSADREAFEDLRIWKDMVLEKLEQDKTLSRIQEAIPLHPYTISSVGCPGLRHFIYRSRQHVQITQPIWEAPYEDGSTNQKRLVTTYQKLHDAVHAKSGQASALKVIYISTEHEACLVWATKPFELYITVSPQLSKSAVVAAANNVAKWVLAEEGRIFLKDAPVF; via the exons ATGGTTTCTGCCGAAGCATTAATATCCCACAACAGTCCCACAAAGCAATTCGCTCCATTGCATCATTCATCTCAACCCTCGGCACTATCTTATAATACTCTTCTTAACGCACCGGCAGACAGCCCTGCATTAAGGGCACGCGCCTCGACAGCGTCATCAAGTCGAGCGCCTTCGGTCTTGGATGATGCTCATGTAGAGTATAACGTTACTGAGAGTCAAGTCCCAGAAATAACGCCTTCAATGGATAGTTATGAATTTGATGAAGGTAGTGACCATACAAGTTTGCCTTCTGGTGCACCCTCTATCAAAAGCAAGGAAAGGCAGCGATCGGGCGACCGCAATGAGATCGAAACTGTAGGAGCTGGAGGGGAGATGGCTTTGCCTTCGGGAGATGCCAGAAGAGGACTGAAAGAACTTGTACGGAAAACCGGGTCGGTAGAGAAAGATTATGGAGGGCATGATCACTTCCGGTTATCGACAAAGCTTTCAAGAA ACGAAAATCTACAAGTTCTGACAACACAATCAGACAAGGTGTCCTATTCGCCTCGATCGTACTATGTTTTGACGAATGCTGGAAAGCCCGTTTTCTGCTC ACATAGCAGCCCCTCTGAGGATGATGTTACTAATCTCATGGGCGTCGCACAAGCATTAATATCTATCTTTGCGGACGACAGTGATCGATTAAG ATACATCATCAAAGGCAACCATCGCATAGCATTTTTGTTAAAGGCACCGCTGTATCTATTCTGTATCAGTGACTGGGGTGAACCCGAACATGCT TTACGGCTACAATTGGAATATATTCACCTACAGATCCTTTCAGTCGTATCCTCCACTCAACTCCTCAGGCTATTCCAGAGACGAAGTAATGCTGATCTCTCGACATTATTGGAAG GGACGGAGCCATTCTTGCGCAATCTAATCGATTGTTCACAATATGACTTTAGCTTCCTTACATCTACTCTCCAGCCGCTCAGGATGGCTCCTGCTTTGAGAGATACTAGTGCGGCGGCTCTGATGCCTCCGTCAAAGTTCAAG GACTTGTTATATGTGCTTCTGATCGCAGGTGGGCATATTGTGACTGTCCTGCGACCAAGGAAACATTCAATACATCCATCCG ATTTGCATTTGCTTCTAAACACTATCGCTTCTTCACCAGCACTTCGCGCCACTGAAACATGGCTTCCCATTTGCTTCCCCAAATTCAATCCTTCTGGATTTGTCCACGCCTACATCAGTTATGTCTTGGAGGACGTGGGTCTGGTATTCGTGAGTGCAGATAGAGAAGCATTTGAAGATCTCAGAATATGGAAGGATATGGTTCTGGAG AAACTTGAGCAAGATAAAACTCTCAGCAGAATTCAAGAAGCTATACCTTTGCATCCATACACGATAT CCTCTGTGGGATGTCCTGGATTACGCCATTTCATCTACAGATCCCGTCAGCATGTCCAAATTACTCAACCCATATGGGAAGCTCCTTATGAAGATGGTTCAACAAACCAGAAACG ACTTGTCACGACCTATCAAAAGCTGCATGACGCCGTCCATGCCAAGTCTGGACAGGCTTCCGCCCTCAAAGTAATATACATCTCTACAGAACATGAGGCCTGTCTTGTTTGG GCTACGAAACCGTTTGAGCTCTATATCACTGTATCACCCCAGCTTTCCAAGTCAGCCGTTGTAGCGGCTGCCAACAATGTTGCCAAATGGGTGCTTgcggaggaaggaagaatatTCCTCAAAGATGCCCCTGTATTTTGA
- a CDS encoding transketolase, whose amino-acid sequence MANFSSSDVTAVNTIRTLAADVVAKANSGHPGAPMGMAPVAHVLFTRFMRFNSKNPKWINRDRFVLSNGHACALQYILLHLAGYEVSMEDLKQFRQIDSITPGHPEVGVTPGIEVTTGPLGQGISNAVGLAIAQAHMGAVFNKENFSLIDNYTYCFLGDGCLQEGVASEACSLAGHLKLANLVAIYDDNKITIDGDTAVSFTEDVEMRFKSYGWNVLHVEKGDDDLAAIESAIAEAKKSKDAPTIINLKTTIGFGSLKAGGHDVHGAPLKKDDIAQLKKKFGFNPEESFVVPQETSDLYNKVAQNGAKADAEWQSLFKSYSEKYPKEAAELQRRIEGRLPEGWEKALPTYTTSDAAVGSRKLSETTITKLAEVLPELVGGSADLTGSNLTRWKGAEDFQHPSTGLGSYAGRYFRFGVREHGMTAICNGIAAYGGIIPFCATFLNFVSYAAGAVRLSALSHLRVLNVATHDSIGLGEDGPTHQPVETAAWLRALPNLAFWRPADGNETSAAYLVGILSQHTPSVFALSRQNLPQLANSTIEKAAKGGYVVEEVENADVTLVSTGSEVYLCLDALEQLKSKGIKARLVSLPCFEVFNNQPKDYKLSVLPSGAPILSVEAYSTFGWGAYSHDHFGLKAWGASGPYNKVYEKFDITPQGIARRAEKVVDFYKKRGQPVFSPLISALDDISE is encoded by the exons GGTATGGCCCCTGTTGCCCACGTACTCTTCACCCGATTCATGAGGTTCAACTCCAAGAACCCCAAGTGGATTAACAGGGACCGATTTGTCCTTTCTAACGGTCACGC TTGTGCTCTCCAGtacattcttcttcaccttgcTGGCTACGAAGTCTCCATGGAGGACCTCAAGCAGTTCCGTCAGATTGACTCTATCACCCCCGGTCACCCCGAAGTTGGTGTTACCCCTGGCATTGAGGTTACCACCGGTCCCCTTGGTCAGG GTATCTCCAACGCTGTCGGTCTCGCAATTGCCCAAGCCCACATGGGTGCCGTCTTCAACAAGGAGAACTTCTCCTTGATTGACAACTACACCTACTGTTTCCTTGGTGACGGTTGTCTCCAGGAGGGCGTTGCCTCCGAGGCCTGTTCTCTTGCCGGTCATTTGAAGTTGGCTAACTTGGTTGCCATCTACGATGACAACA AGATCACCATTGACGGTGACACCGCTGTGTCCTTCACTGAGGACGTCGAGATGCGATTCAAGTCTTACGGTTGGAACGTCCTTCAcgttgagaagggtgacGA TGACCTCGCTGCCATTGAGAGCGCCATTGCCGAGGCtaagaagagcaaggacgCCCCCACCATCATTAACCTTAAGACCACCATCGGTTTCGGTTCTCTTAAGGCCGGTGGCCACGACGTCCACGGTGCTC ctttgaagaaggatgacatTGCTcagctcaagaagaagttcGGTTTCAACCCCGAGGAGTCCTTCGTCGTCCCTCAAGAGACTTCCGACCTCTACAACAAGGTTGCCCAGAACGGTGCCAAGGCCGATGCTGAGTGGCAGTCTCTCTTCAAGTCTTATAGTGAGAAGTACCCCAAGGAGGCCGCTGAGCTTCAGCGACGAATTGAAGGCCGTCTCCCCGAAGGTTGGGAGAAGGCTCTCCCCACCTACACCACTTCTGACGCTGCTGTCGGTTCCAGGAAGTTGTCCGAGACTACCATCACCAAGCTCGCTGAGGTTTTGCCCGAGTTGGTTGGTGGTTCTGCCGACTTGACCGGTTCCAACTTGACCAGGTGGAAGGGCGCTGAGGACTTCCAACACCCCTCTACCGGTCTCGGTAGCTACGCTGGTCGATATTTCCGATTTGGTGTCAGAGAGCATGGTATGACTGCCATCTGTAACGGTATCGCTGCCTACGGTGGTATCATTCCTTTCTGTGCCACTTTCCTTAACTTCGTTTCTTACGCCGCCGGTGCCGTCCGACTTTCCGCCTTGTCTCACCTTCGAGTCCTTAACGTTGCCACCCACGACTCCATTGGTCTCGGTGAGGACGGACCTACCCACCAGCCCGTCGAGACAGCTGCTTGGCTCCGAGCTCTCCCCAACCTTGCTTTCTGGAGGCCTGCTGATGGTAACGAGACTTCTGCCGCCTACCTTGTCGGCATCTTGTCTCAGCACACTCCTTCCGTCTTCGCCCTTTCCCGACAGAAC TTGCCTCAGCTCGCCAACTCTACCATTGAGAAGGCTGCCAAGGGTGGTTACGTCgttgaggaggttgagaacG CCGATGTGACCCTCGTCTCCACCGGTTCTGAAGTTTACCTTTGTCTTGACGCTCTCGAGCAGCTCAAATCCAAGGGCATCAAGGCCCGATTGGTTTCCTTGCCTTGTTTCGAGGTCTTC AACAACCAGCCCAAGGACTACAAGCTCAGCGTCCTTCCTTCCGGTGctcccatcctctcagTTGAGGCTTACTCCACTTTCGGTTGGGGAGCTTACTCTCACGACCACTTCGGTCTCAAGGCCTGGGGTGCCTCTGGTCCTTACAACAAGGTCTACGAGAAG TTCGACATCACTCCCCAGGGTATTGCTAGAAGGGCTGAGAAGGTTGTTGACTTCTACAAGAAGCGCGGCCAGCCCGTATTCTCTCCTTTGATCTCTGCTTTGGATGACATTTCTGAGTAA
- a CDS encoding carbamoyl-phosphate synthase, small subunit has translation MSAIRAINMRKTASALKAPIAFKRTLATPVNSLYTPILPAKIPAALHLKSGQSYYGSSFGSENSKFGETVFSTSITSYTDSMTDPSYLGQILVFTSPMIGNYGVPSNVSSQFPGIPFLESEKIQCTGVVVSDVALKYSHYQAVESLHEWCKRYDVPGITGVDTRAITSLLRDQGTTLGRLAVGDEAGKPAPQESEYWDPSKENLVAQASTKKPYVLNEKGSGPRIAVFDFGIKANILRSLVRRDAVVTVLPWDFDFNAVRDQFDGLFLSNGPGDPKMIMDTAMRIRQTINEWNKPIFGICMGHQVLGLAAGLEAYRMTFGNRGHNQPVLALASSGSIKAGRVYVTSQNHQYALRLTEDFPEGWAPFFINCNDSSVEGIISTPESGKRIWGVQFHPESAGGPLDTIEMFSDFVNECDVGRMGFNASAMVANEVKVDGHAAKAASVSA, from the exons ATGTCCGCCATCCGAGCTATTAATATGCGAAAGACGGCATCTGCTCTCAAAGCGCCAATTGCGTTCAAGCGAACCCTTGCTACCCCTGTAAACTCGCTTTACACGCCCATCCTTCCCGCCAAGATCCCTGCGGCTCTTCACCTCAAGTCTGGTCAGAGCTACTATGGCTCAAGTTTTGGAAGTGAAAATTCCAAGTTTGGAGAGACTGTCTTCTCTACCAGTATTACCTCTT ACACCGACTCTATGACTGATCCTTCTTATCTCGGTCAGATCCTTGTCTTCACCTCCCCTATGATTGGCAACTACGGTGTCCCTTCCAACGTCTCTTCTCAGTTCCCGGGTATCCCTTTCCTTGAATCTGAGAAGATTCAATGTACCGGTGTTGTCGTTTCCGACGTTGCCCTCAAGTACAGCCACTACCAGGCCGTGGAGAGTCTTCACGAGTGGTGTAAGCGATACGATGTCCCCGGTATTACTGGTGTCGACACTAGGGCCATCACCAGCTTGTTGAGGGACCAGGGTACTACTCTCGGTCGTCTTGCCGTAGGTGACGAGGCTGGCAAACCTGCTCCTCAGGAATCTGAGTACTGGGATCCCTCCAAGGAGAACCTTGTCGCCCAGGCTTCGACTAAGAAGCCTTATGTCCTCAATGAGAAGGGTTCTGGACCCCGTATCGCCgtctttgactttggtATCAAGGCCAACATTCTCCGATCTCTTGTCCGACGTGATGCTGTCGTCACTGTCCTTCCTTGGGACTTTGACTTCAACGCTGTCCGAGACCAGTTTGACGGTTTGTTCCTTTCCAACGGTCCCGGTGACCCTAAGATGATCATGGACACTGCCATGCGAATCAGGCAGACTATCAATGAGTGGAACAAGCCCATCTTTGGTATCTGCATGGGTCACCAAGTCCTTGGTTTGGCGGCTGGTCTTGAAGCCTACAGGATGACTTTTGGTAACCGAGGTCACAACCAGCCTGTCTTGGCTCTCGCGAGCTCTGGCAGCATTAAAGCAGGTCGAGTTTACGTGACT TCCCAAAACCACCAGTACGCTCTTCGACTCACCGAAGACTTCCCTGAGGGTTGGgcccccttcttcatcaactgTAACGACTCTTCCGTCGAGGGTATCATCTCCACTCCTGAGAGCGGCAAGCGAATCTGGGGTGTTCAGTTCCACCCCGAGTCTGCTGGTGGACCTCTTGACACCATTGAG ATGTTCAGCGACTTTGTCAACGAGTGTGATGTTGGGCGAATGGGTTTCAACGCTTCTGCAATGGTGGCCAACGAAGTCAAGGTTGACGGCCACGCCGCCAAGGCTGCCTCTGTTTCTGCTTAG